One stretch of Eretmochelys imbricata isolate rEreImb1 chromosome 1, rEreImb1.hap1, whole genome shotgun sequence DNA includes these proteins:
- the LOC144272938 gene encoding histone H2A.J, with translation MSGRGKQGGKVRAKAKSRSSRAGLQFPVGRVHRLLRKGNYAERVGAGAPVYMAAVLEYLTAEILELAGNAARDNKKTRIIPRHLQLAIRNDEELNKLLGKVTIAQGGVLPNIQAVLLPKKTESHKAKSK, from the coding sequence ATGTCCGGTAGAGGAAAGCAGGGAGGTAAAGTGAGGGCTAAGGCGAAATCTCGCTCTTCGAGGGCTGGACTCCAGTTCCCCGTAGGACGTGTGCATCGCCTGCTTCGCAAAGGTAATTATGCTGAGCGGGTGGGGGCTGGCGCCCCGGTCTATATGGCAGCGGTGCTGGAGTATCTGACCGCTGAGATTCTCGAGTTAGCTGGCAACGCTGCTCGGGACAACAAGAAAACTAGGATCATTCCTCGCCATCTGCAGCTCGCCATCCGTAACGATGAAGAGCTCAATAAGTTGCTGGGGAAAGTCACGATCGCTCAAGGGGGTGTCCTGCCCAATATCCAGGCCGTGCTGCTGCCTAAGAAAACTGAGAGTCACAAGGCGAAGAGTAAGTAA